The Doryrhamphus excisus isolate RoL2022-K1 chromosome 18, RoL_Dexc_1.0, whole genome shotgun sequence genome contains a region encoding:
- the LOC131106541 gene encoding inositol hexakisphosphate kinase 2-like, which translates to MSPALEALMQADGTPYSGKGVMLEPFVHQVGGHSCVLRFGEQTICKPLIPREHQFYKSLPTEMRKFTPQYKGVVSVSFEEDEGGNLCLVAYPLHSESGDLENKDPSSDCEPKSKMLKWSNKKQSPLHLENDNYGKERVRQSRKDDKIMSYRDDVQAQQQAEVLYLSLEKGNMVAQIKHNPWSLKCHQQHLQRMKENAKHRNQYKFILLENLTWRYTVPCVLDLKMGTRQHGDDASEEKKANQIRKCQQSTSSSIGVRLCGMQVYQSDSGQLVFMNKYHGRKLNLAGFKEALYQFFHDGRRLRRELLSPVLRRLREMQAALEACESYRFYSSSLLIIYDGDPPRTPSRPRHHGGEEGDEDELSDEEEEEEEGAFGFPRSSSAGCSGGGAGGGGNSGGRSAHGTADANSPAVDVRMIDFAHTTCRHYGEDSVVHEGQDSGFIFGLQNLITIISQLEDHSTD; encoded by the exons ATGAGTCCCGCTCTGGAAGCCCTCATGCAGGCGGACGGGACTCCCTATTCCGGGAAAGGGGTGATGCTTGAACCCTTCGTGCACCAGGTGGGGGGCCACTCCTGCGTGCTGCGGTTCGGCGAGCAGACCATCTGCAAGCCCCTCATTCCCCGGGAGCACCAGTTTTACAAGAGCCTCCCGACAGAAATGAGGAAGTTCACCCCTCAGTATAAAG GCGTGGTGTCCGTCAGCTTTGAGGAGGACGAAGGCGGGAACCTGTGCCTCGTGGCGTACCCGCTCCACAGCGAATCGGGCGACCTGGAAAACAAGGACCCCTCCTCCGACTGCGAGCCCAAGAGCAAGATGCTGAAGTGGAGCAACAAAAAGCAGTCCCCCCTGCACCTGGAGAACGACAACTACGGGAAAGAGCGAGTGCGACAGAGCCGCAAAGACGACAAGATCATGAG CTATCGGGACGATGTGCAGGCGCAGCAGCAGGCCGAGGTCCTGTACCTGAGCCTGGAGAAAGGCAACATGGTGGCGCAGATCAAACACAACCCCTGGAGCCTCAAGTGTCACCAGCAGCACTTGCAGAGGATGAAGGAGAACGCCAAGCACCGCAACCAATACA AGTTCATCCTTTTGGAGAACCTAACGTGGCGCTACACGGTGCCGTGCGTCTTGGACCTGAAGATGGGGACCCGCCAACACGGCGACGACGCATCAGAGGAGAAGAAGGCCAACCAGATCCGAAAGTGCCAGCAAAGCACGTCGTCCTCCATAGGAGTGCGACTGTGTGGCATGCAG GTCTACCAGTCGGATTCCGGGCAGCTGGTGTTCATGAATAAATACCACGGCCGCAAGCTGAACCTCGCCGGCTTCAAGGAGGCCCTCTACCAGTTCTTCCACGACGGGCGGCGTCTGCGGCGTGAGCTGCTCTCGCCGGTGCTGCGGCGCCTTCGGGAAATGCAAGCCGCCCTGGAGGCCTGCGAGTCCTACCGATTCTACTCCAGCTCCCTGCTCATCATCTACGACGGAGATCCTCCCAGAACCCCCTCCCGTCCCCGACACCACGGCGGCGAGGAGGGGGACGAGGACGAGTTGTCggatgaagaagaggaggaggaagagggggcCTTCGGGTTCCCTCGCTCGTCCTCCGCAGGCTGCAGTGGCGGCGGGGCCGGCGGCGGCGGCAACAGCGGCGGCCGCTCCGCCCACGGCACGGCGGACGCCAACAGCCCGGCGGTGGACGTACGCATGATCGACTTTGCTCACACCACGTGCCGGCACTACGGCGAGGACAGCGTGGTGCACGAGGGCCAGGACAGCGGCTTCATC